In Bubalus kerabau isolate K-KA32 ecotype Philippines breed swamp buffalo chromosome 4, PCC_UOA_SB_1v2, whole genome shotgun sequence, one DNA window encodes the following:
- the LOC129651230 gene encoding keratin-associated protein 16-1: MSGNCCSRKCPSVPAISLCSTEVSFRGPVYLPSSCRSQTWQLVTCQDSCGSSSCDPQCCQPSCSASSCAQPVCCETTICEPACPVSSCAQPVSCEATICEPACPVISCTQPVCYKATICEPSCPMSSCAQPVCCEATICEPSCSVSSCAQPVCAQPVSCEATICEPSCSVSSCAQPVSCEATICEPSCSVGSCAQPVSCEATICEPSCSVSSCAQPVCCEVPPGQRVFCVPTSCQPILCKPSCCQPVICEPSCYQPVSSGVRCCPSICSVASSCQSACCDSSPCEPSCSEPSICQSATRVSLVCEPICVRPVCCVSSPCEPPCVSSTCQEPSCCVSSLCQPICSEPSPCLPSVYVPRPCQPTCYVVKRSRSISCEPPSCRPLSCRPGSSASAVCQPTCSRTFYIPSSCKQPCTTSISYRPICRPICSGPITYRQPYLTSISYRPACYRPYCSILRRPACVTSVPYQPVCSRLPCADSCKRDCKKSTSSQPDCADSTPCKTEVSEASPCQPTEAKPTSPTTHEAAVSQPAATKPTNC; encoded by the exons ATGTCTGGAAACTGCTGCTCTAGGAAATGCCCCTCGGTGCCAGCCATCTCCCTTTGCTCCACTGAGGTGAGCTTCAGAGGGCCTGTTTACTTGCCCAGTTCCTGCCGGAGCCAGACGTGGCAGCTGGTGACTTGTCAAGATAGCTGCGGATCATCCAGCTGTGACCCACAATGCTGTCAGCCCTCCTGTTCTGCGAGCAGCTGTGCCCAGCCTGTGTGCTGTGAGACCACCATCTGTGAGCCTGCCTGTCCTGTGAGCAGCTGTGCCCAGCCTGTGAGCTGTGAGGCCACCATCTGTGAGCCTGCCTGTCCCGTAATCAGCTGTACCCAGCCTGTGTGCTACAAGGCCACCATCTGTGAGCCCTCTTGCCCCATGAGCAGCTGCGCCCAGCCTGTGTGCTGTGAAGCCACCATCTGTGAGCCCTCTTGCTCTGTGAGCAGCTGTGCCCAGCCTGT CTGCGCCCAGCCTGTGAGCTGTGAGGCCACCATTTGTGAGCCCTCTTGCTCTGTGAGCAGCTGTGCCCAGCCTGTGAGCTGTGAGGCCACCATTTGTGAGCCCTCTTGCTCTGTGGGCAGCTGTGCCCAGCCTGTGAGCTGTGAGGCCACCATCTGTGAGCCCTCTTGCTCTGTGAGCAGCTGTGCCCAGCCTGTGTGCTGTGAGGTCCCTCCTGGCCAACGAGTCTTCTGCGTACCCACTTCCTGCCAGCCCATCCTCTGCAAACCCAGCTGCTGCCAGCCAGTGATCTGTGAGCCCAGTTGCTATCAGCCTGTGTCCTCTGGTGTCAGATGCTGTCCATCTATCTGCTCTGTGGCCAGTAGCTGCCAGTCTGCCTGCTGTGACTCCAGTCCTTGTGAGCCATCTTGCTCAGAGCCCAGCATCTGCCAGTCAGCCACACGTGTGTCTCTGGTCTGTGAGCCCATCTGTGTCCGTCCGGTCTGCTGTGTTTCAAGCCCTTGTGAGCCACCTTGTGTCTCCAGCACTTGCCAGGAGCCCTCTTGCTGTGTCTCCAGCCTCTGCCAACCCATCTGCTCTGAGCCCAGCCCCTGCTTACCAAGTGTCTATGTGCCCAGGCCATGTCAACCTACCTGCTACGTAGTCAAGCGCAGTCGGTCCATCTCCTGTGAGCCTCCATCTTGCCGACCTCTCTCCTGCCGCCCGGGGTCTTCTGCATCTGCCGTCTGCCAGCCAACTTGCTCGCGAACTTTCTACATACCTAGCTCTTGCAAACAACCCTGTACTACTTCAATCTCCTACCGCCCGATTTGCCGCCCAATCTGCTCTGGACCAATCACCTATAGGCAGCCATATTTGACATCCATCTCCTACCGCCCGGCCTGCTACCGCCCATATTGCTCCATCCTGCGCCGTCCAGCCTGCGTCACTTCTGTCCCTTACCAACCCGTCTGCTCCCGCTTGCCTTGTGCTGACTCCTGCAAACGTGATTGCAAAAAGTCCACTTCCAGCCAACCGGATTGTGCTGACTCAACTCCCTGCAAGACGGAGGTCTCAGAGGCCAGTCCCTGCCAGCCCACTGAGGCCAAGCCCACCAGCCCCACCACCCACGAGGCTGCAGTCAGCCAGCCTGCTGCCACCAAGCCTACCAACTGCTGA
- the LOC129651231 gene encoding RNA polymerase II subunit A C-terminal domain phosphatase SSU72-like gives MPSSPLRVAVVCSSNQNRSMEAHNILSKRGFSVRSFETGTHVKLPGPAPDKPNVYDFKTTYDQMYNDLLRKDKELYTQNGILHMLDRNKRIKPRPERFQNCKDVFDLILTCEERVYDQAVEDLNSREQETCQPVHVINVDIQDNHEKATLGAFLICELCQCIQHTEDMENEIDELLQEFEEKSGRTSLHTVCFY, from the coding sequence ATGCCGTCGTCGCCACTGCGGGTGGCGGTGGTGTGCTCGAGCAACCAGAACCGGAGCATGGAGGCGCACAACATCCTCAGCAAACGAGGATTCAGCGTCCGGTCCTTCGAAACAGGAACTCACGTGAAGCTTCCAGGACCAGCACCGGACAAACCAAACGTTTATGATTTCAAAACCACATATGACCAGATGTACAACGATCTCCTTAGGAAAGACAAAGAACTCTATACGCAGAATGGCATTTTACACATGCTGGACAGAAATAAGAGGATCAAGCCCCGGCCAGAAAGGTTCCAGAACTGCAAAGACGTGTTTGACCTGATCCTCACCTGTGAAGAGCGAGTGTACGACCAGGCGGTGGAAGATCTGAATTCCAGGGAGCAGGAGACCTGCCAGCCCGTGCACGTGATCAACGTGGACATCCAGGACAACCATGAGAAGGCCACGCTGGGGGCGTTCCTCATCTGCGAGCTCTGCCAGTGTATCCAGCACACGGAGGACATGGAGAACGAGATCGACGAGCTGCTGCAGGAGTTCGAGGAGAAGAGCGGCAGGACCTCCCTGCACACTGTCTGCTTCTACTGA